The sequence ACAAGGGCTCTCTGTGTCAGTCCCTTAAAAACACAACGCACGTGCATTAGGATATGAAAAATACAATGCACAGGTAGCAGTGCCTTTTTCACTTATGTGCAGCATATTTAGGCAGTTGCATTTTGGGCTACTCAGTCTTGTGTCTTCAGGTCACTTGATGCATATTTATGGCTTAAGAGGTTTTTCCATCATCTGCAATCCAAGCCGTCCAACCATCAGTAAACTGTGGAACAGAATAGTTATAAAAAAAGGTGGTGGAGGCAAAAATCCCATAAAGAacaagaaggaagaaaacattgACATAATTTCATTTACCTAAACACCACCATatgatttcatttttcacaCAACTCACCatgttacatttttaaaacaatataatCCACAAATAAgctaaataaaatgtttattcaATAACACAGACGAGAACAAAGGACAGGTGGTTACCTGGCACCGGCAATTATCCCGGGCATTGCCTTTTTGGAGTTGTAAAATCTCATTCCCATAACAGTAGACAAGGTGCCAGATGCCACTGTTGAAAAGAAGCCCAGTCAGAACCATTTGACACAGAAATGCCAGTGCAGCATTGCCACACTCTGACACTGAGCATACCACACATACAGACAGGAATGCCTCCCTCTGGGAGTAAACTATTTGATTCTCTTCAGCATCAAAGCTGTCATTAGGAGCTTCTCAGCAGCTTTGGTAAGCACGCTCCACTGCTCAGCAGAAGCAAGGAGatctcaccagggctgagaCCACGGTCTGATCCTCCATAAACTAGTCCTCTGAACAGGTCACTGCCTCTCCCTCAGCCTTTACTTGCAAAAGAATGACTATTTCCTCAAACACAGTCAGGCTCAAAACTGCCAGAAAGCTGGGATGGTGACAGTATTCACTAAGTGGGAGGTAAATATTATTTACACTTCCCATTTCTCTGGGACATTCTGGAAAGGGTCAATAAATACTAcaactggaaagaaaacaacGCCACTTGAAAATATGAttagaaaacagaaagcaatCCAAAAGATCAAACTGAAAGAGCAATTAACATCTTAGACATTActgcaaattattttatctCTAAATGTAGAAAAGGAATCCCATCAACATTTACAAGAAATGTACAGGgccattgtttttttttttttttgaagaaaggCAGGTGAAAGTGTGGTATACCTTTTTCCAAAGCCTCAAGTTTGTTTGCATCAGACAGGGTAAAAGGTATTCTAGAGACACTCTGTCAAGGttctatttctgcatttctacCCCTGATGTACTGGGACCAATTTatagctctgcagcagccacagctgcacatTTTTTGGAGGGGTGCAGGCATGGAGAGCTGTGCTACACTGTGACACAGCACTGCTTTCAAGAGGTCCATTTGAAAACGCTCCATGCACTACATCAGGATATACAAAAGCTGCTCATCCCTCCTCCATGCCTAAAAATCCGTGCCAGAGATGCACAGCCACTCCCACAGCACGCCAGAGTGGAAGGACATTTCACAAATGGAAATTGTGCTTTACATTGAGCTGCATTTTACATTTCATTCCTTACTGATGAGGTTGGTCCTCTATAGTGGCCTTTCAGCACCCTTAGTCCTATTGGTTTAAAATAGTCTTAAATCACGGTAAAGCTAAAGTATCATAGCACTAGTAAACACTATGGAGTAGTTACAGAACTAGCAGGATCCTCAAGAACTCATCTAGGATACCCTAGTGCCCAAAGGCACAATCAGTTCCTGAGAGTGGTTTAACCCCAGATATTAcactcctgcagcagaggaacTCCCTGAGGTCCACCTGAGTGCTTCATAATACTTTCCACAGTGATTTCATacttctccttcccctgcagaAGGTTTAACTGCAAGCTTAACACCCACAACTTCTATTAAACTCTACTGAAAGCAAGCGGAATAGATCACTGCCCTTTTTCTTCAACatactttttctttcagagtGCGTGATGCATTAGAACATGTACTGCTCCTCTGAGATGCTTGTGCAAACCAGAGTTCCCTAAGGCCACATACCACCTGTCACACTCCTGTCACTATTGCAAAAATAGTGCTTATTCCACCACCACAAGCTAAAAACGCTGCTTCACAACCAAAAATGTTTCCTGCACCTAATGTGTTGGTGTAACACTTTATCTAATCTGGCAGAGGACTCAGGTGTTTCTCACCAACTTTGGATTCACACAGGACAAACAAAAATTGTGCTCCTACACAAAAACctcctggctgtgggcaggggttCCCGCCACCACTTACAACGTTTGTATAGGTATAACGGCACTGGGCAGCTGAAACATGCTAAGAGAAAAAAGGTTATTGTTCTCACCGCTACCAGTAACACTCAGTACTCGGCTGCCGAGCAAACTTACCGAGGGAAAGCCACACATTCTTTGGATCTTTGGACT comes from Zonotrichia leucophrys gambelii isolate GWCS_2022_RI chromosome 2, RI_Zleu_2.0, whole genome shotgun sequence and encodes:
- the LOC135443188 gene encoding transmembrane protein 14C-like, producing the protein MEYDWLGFGYAALVAAGGVVGYAKAGSVPSLAAGLLFGGLAGLGAYQQSKDPKNVWLSLVASGTLSTVMGMRFYNSKKAMPGIIAGASLLMVGRLGLQMMEKPLKP